A segment of the Serratia fonticola genome:
TATGTATTACAGTTTTGCCATGTTGCCGATGATACTGGTGATATTTTACGGCGGTGGGATCAGCGGACTGGTGTGCTATCTGGTGAACTTTGCTTTTACCGGCGGCTTTACGCTGGATAATCTGTTTATCGCCTCGATTGTTTTACCGCTGTTGCTATCAAGAGTCTGGCTTAAGAAATCATTCAAGGTGTTTTATCTCACCATCGGCATTATTGCGCTATACCGCATCGGCATTGCGAGTGTGTTTGTGGATTTCCGCAGATTATGGGTGGATATCCTTGTGTTTCAGTTTGCCTCTGCGCTTTGCCTGGCGGTTTGTTACCATGCCTTGAATTTTAAAGAACGCCATATCCATGCCTTCTTTTCAATGCGTAATAAGGCGACGACGGACAGTCTGACTCACATTAACAACCGCGCCAGTGTGGATTACAAAATGCTGATGCAGCACACCCAGCGTCAATCCTGTGGTTTGATGATCCTGGATTTGGACGACTTCAAAAAAGTGAATGACACCCATGGCCATTTGGCGGGTGATGAGGTGTTATCCAGCGTCGGGCGCATCTTGCAGGATTGTGTACGAAATGAAGACTTCGTTGGGCGTTATGGGGGAGAGGAATTTATTGTCATCACCTCCAGCTACGATCCCGAGCACATTGCGGCCATGGCTGAGCGTATTCGCAGCCGGGTGGAAAGCACCGTTTTTAATACGGAGGGGGGCGACGTGATCCATATGACTATTTCTATTGGTACCTCACTCTATCTGCCCGGTATGACGGTGGATAAAGCGATAGAGATAACCGATGAAGCCCTTTACGACGCCAAGCGTGAGGGCAAGAATCGCGTCGTCAGTAGCCGCTTGATGCCTCTATCGCCGCTGGGGGACGGGTTCAGGCGAGGATAGCCTAAGCCATGTTCCTCTCCCTCTTGGGCGTCTCTCTCATGCACTAGGGGCTCTGTAAACAAGGCGTCGTAGAATTTACTCGGCCCGTTCGGAGCCGCTGTCGATTATTCCAAAGCATTGCTAAACCAGTTCTTTCTTGGTACCGATATTTGGCCGGAATATCGGATTTTGGCATTTGTCATCTTGCTGACACAGAGGAAACTCATTATTACAAAAAATATTTATTTTTAATTTAAAATGGAGTTTATCGTGAAAAAAACAGCTTGGCCGTTTGGCTTTCTCTTTATCTCTTCCTTTCTTCTGGCCGGATGTGATGATACCCATAGCAACAACGATCTTGTACAACCTCCTTCCCCAACAGAACCCCCAATAACGCAAAAATCGGAAAAAGTGGCATTTATGCCCGATGTGCATTTTCATGATGTTTACGGAACCTTCGAGGAAAATGCTTTTAGCGGTCTGATGAACAGCAAGAGCGGGCAGCCTGCCATTATCCGTACCATGTATGCGCAACTGACGTCGACCCGGTTGTTCAATGAGAACTATTTTGCTTTTCTTGCAGCTTTGGAAGATGCAGCCCAACGTGGGATTAAGGTGATCGCACTGCCAGGAGATTTCAGCGATGATGGTCAGCCAATCCATATGCGTGGGCTAAAAAAAGTATTGGATGAGTATTCTCAACGCTATGGCATCGAGTTTTTCGCCGCTCCCGGCAATCACGATCCCAATGTGCCATTTGCACGTCCCGGTGGTAAAAGTGATTTTCTGGGGGAGGGAGGCAAAGAACAACGGATTTACAGCAAGGGAGCTGCCGAGTGTAAGGGTTACACCGATACTTGGGCATTGATCGATGCAGGGTATGAGCTACCCACAGTTTGCACGGAAGATATTCGGGAGTTGGGCTATGAGGGGGTGACTGCCCCCCTCGCTGAACACGGGTTTATGCCCAAACCTGCCTATATTTATTGGGAAACTCCTTACAGCACCTATTCAACCGATACCTACAACTTTAATACCGCACGCCAACAGGCTGATTGGCAATATCGGCATTACGAGATTTGTGTCGAGGGGACTGGGGGCGCCTATAAGAAAAGTGATTACACGCATTGTTTGCAGGTTCCTGATGCCAGCTATCTTGTTGAACCGATAGCAGGAGTGTGGCTGCTGGCTATTGATGCCAATGTCTATATTCCTACATCTTCCGCTAATGATGCGGAGCCGATGAATCCCACTAACTTTAATGGTTCAGGCAATGCGGGATATAACCGGATGCTGACCCACAAAACACATGTCATTGAGTGGATAAAAACCGTGACACAGAGGGCTAAAGAACAGAATAAACAACTGATCGCCTTTAGCCATTTCCCGATGACTGAGTTTTATAATGGGGCCTCTGATGACATCGAAGCCTTATTTGGTACTGGCAGTTTCCAGATGGCACGCCGCCCCGCAGAAGATACTGCTCATGCATTGGCACAGGCTGGCATTCAGATTCATGTCGGCGGGCACATGCATTTCAATGACACCGGTGTACGAGAGTATGACGATGGTTTTCTGGTGAATATTCAAGCTCCGTCAATGGCGGCCTATGTACCGGCTTATAAGTTGCTCACGCTCACCAGCGAGAGTGCAATCGAAGTGGAAACCATACGACTTGAGCAGGTTCCGCGTTTCGATGAGCTGTTTGAGCACTATGAGATGGAGCATCAGCATCTGGCTGCACAGAACTCAGACAAATTATGGAATGCAAATATCCTTTCTGCGAAAAATTATCATGAATTCAATAGCATATATCTCTCTGAACTGACTCGCCTACGTTTTTTGCCCAGTGAATGGCCCTGTGAAATGCGTGAAATGCTATTCAATATGAATGGCCGCGATATGCTGATCCTCTCCCAATTGGATACCGCCGTGACCTTGGCTCAATTACAGGCCAATCCGGCGTTGTCACCGGTGGTAACCCTCGCCAAATGTACAGTCAGCACGCCTAATGAGCCACCGAGCGTAGCGACAGAGACGATTATCGCTGACTGGGATCGTGCCCAGATCAAAGCGGCTTCATTGGCAGAAGCCAACAACATTTCGCTGGACGATTTTGCCTTATGGAGCGGATTTGACTTGGCTACCGATTTCTATCGCCTGGCTAACGCCGGAGATCTGGCGTTGGATGACATAACCCCTGAACGGATCGATCAATACACCGTGCTGGCTGATGCTTTAGCGAATATTCAGGCAACGATCGACTTTTCTGACAAGAAAGTGTTGGATAAAAATACAGTTAGCCAAGTATTCCAGAACCGTTTTGGTGCCCTGTTTGCCATATTGCGTAAGCTGGGAACTTCATTGCCACCTAGCGACCATTTTATGATTAACTTCGACCAGCGTGAGGTAGTCAACCTGAGTGATAGACAAGGATTTGTAGAATAACTGGCAAACACCCAGCGCCAGAAACTGCGTTCTGAAGCCATTGTGAACGGCAATTGCAGGGCTCTGTCCTGAGCCCTGTACCCACGCCTACGCTTAACTTGCCCTGTCTGCTACGCGGAAATGACTCGCCCTTCTGGGCCTGTAGCTCCTGGCAACATAGCCTTGTTCAGCAGGTCATGATGCGCTCAACGCCAACACTCGAATTTGCGCTTAGCGGGTCAGTTTTGCATCGGTGTTGGATAACCCTGCGGCAAACACCACTTTTGCTGAGGTGAGCCCGGGTATTGAAGCCATTGAAGGCGTCGAACTTTCTCTTTGAACTTGGCGGTGAGAGAGAGGGGGGGATTCGCTGCGCTCACCCTTCGGGCGGCCTGTGGCCGTCCAAAATGGCAGGCCATTTTGTCGAACCCTGTCGAGGCTTCTCACCCCTCTCCGTAGGGGAATAGGCAAAAAAAAAGTCTGAACGTAAGCTCAGACTTTCTCTTTGAATTTGGCGGTGAGAGAGGGCTTGATTCGCTGCGCTCACCCTTCGGGCGGCCTGTGGCCGTCCAAAATGGCAGGCCATTTTGTCGAACCCTGTCGAGGCTTCTCACCCCTCTCCGTAGGGGAATAGGCAAAAAAAAAGTCTGAACGTAAGCTCAGACTTTCTCTTCGAATTTGGCGGTGAGAGAGGGCTTGATTCGCTGCGCTCACCCTTCGGGCGGCCTGTGGCCGTCCAAAATGGCAGGCCATTTTGTCGAACCCTGTCGAGGCTTCTCACCCCTCTCCGTAGGGGAATAGGCAAAAAAAAAGTCTGAACGTAAGCTCAGACTTTCTCTTTGAATTTGGCGGTGAGAGAGGGGTTCGAACCCTCGATACACTTTCGCGTATACACACTTTCCAGGCGTGCTCCTTCAGCCACTCAGACACCTCACCGTTTTTGTTGCGCGTTACTCAGTGCAACGGGGCGCTACTATAGGGAGACTCGGCTAACCGGTCAAGAATATTTTCGCGGTTTTAGCGCAGGTGGTTAAGCCGTGGCCGCTTTGCTGCAAAGTCAGGCAAAGGCGTATGAGGCACCTCTGCGCATGCCTGAGCGCTTTTTGTCTGTGGCACCGCGTGGTTGCTCAGGGCATCAGGCCGACAAAGACCGTTTTTTTACGTGGGCAGGTCATCAGCGACTCTAACTGCTCAACACAGGCTTTGTAATGTGGGGTTGTCTTATGGAAAGCGACGGCTTGCTCATCAGCGTAAGCCTCGTAAATATAAAAACGCGTAGGGATTTCGGGATCCTGCAGCACATCGAAACGCAGATTGCCTTTTTCCTGAATTGAACCCAGGTGGTTTTGGCGAAAAACCTCGATAAACTGTTCAACTTTGTCGTCATAAACGTTAATTTCGACCAGTGTAACGTGCATAAAGTATCTCCTTAGAGGGAAGCGACCCGACGCATTCATCCCCTCTCACCAAGAGAGGGAATGTCACTTTTCATATCCAACCTTAACGTGTATTAACCCTTTTCGCTAAGGAACAATTGATAAGCGTGTTTTGCAGTTTCGTTTTGATGCACGATAGCATG
Coding sequences within it:
- a CDS encoding metallophosphoesterase: MKKTAWPFGFLFISSFLLAGCDDTHSNNDLVQPPSPTEPPITQKSEKVAFMPDVHFHDVYGTFEENAFSGLMNSKSGQPAIIRTMYAQLTSTRLFNENYFAFLAALEDAAQRGIKVIALPGDFSDDGQPIHMRGLKKVLDEYSQRYGIEFFAAPGNHDPNVPFARPGGKSDFLGEGGKEQRIYSKGAAECKGYTDTWALIDAGYELPTVCTEDIRELGYEGVTAPLAEHGFMPKPAYIYWETPYSTYSTDTYNFNTARQQADWQYRHYEICVEGTGGAYKKSDYTHCLQVPDASYLVEPIAGVWLLAIDANVYIPTSSANDAEPMNPTNFNGSGNAGYNRMLTHKTHVIEWIKTVTQRAKEQNKQLIAFSHFPMTEFYNGASDDIEALFGTGSFQMARRPAEDTAHALAQAGIQIHVGGHMHFNDTGVREYDDGFLVNIQAPSMAAYVPAYKLLTLTSESAIEVETIRLEQVPRFDELFEHYEMEHQHLAAQNSDKLWNANILSAKNYHEFNSIYLSELTRLRFLPSEWPCEMREMLFNMNGRDMLILSQLDTAVTLAQLQANPALSPVVTLAKCTVSTPNEPPSVATETIIADWDRAQIKAASLAEANNISLDDFALWSGFDLATDFYRLANAGDLALDDITPERIDQYTVLADALANIQATIDFSDKKVLDKNTVSQVFQNRFGALFAILRKLGTSLPPSDHFMINFDQREVVNLSDRQGFVE
- a CDS encoding diguanylate cyclase → MTYIASISSFYSDACITYATLSVSYFALSKSSPFSFQSALWRRVLFGVLAGLAALYLGEGRLQLSANMYYSFAMLPMILVIFYGGGISGLVCYLVNFAFTGGFTLDNLFIASIVLPLLLSRVWLKKSFKVFYLTIGIIALYRIGIASVFVDFRRLWVDILVFQFASALCLAVCYHALNFKERHIHAFFSMRNKATTDSLTHINNRASVDYKMLMQHTQRQSCGLMILDLDDFKKVNDTHGHLAGDEVLSSVGRILQDCVRNEDFVGRYGGEEFIVITSSYDPEHIAAMAERIRSRVESTVFNTEGGDVIHMTISIGTSLYLPGMTVDKAIEITDEALYDAKREGKNRVVSSRLMPLSPLGDGFRRG
- the lsrG gene encoding (4S)-4-hydroxy-5-phosphonooxypentane-2,3-dione isomerase — protein: MHVTLVEINVYDDKVEQFIEVFRQNHLGSIQEKGNLRFDVLQDPEIPTRFYIYEAYADEQAVAFHKTTPHYKACVEQLESLMTCPRKKTVFVGLMP